A single window of Gossypium arboreum isolate Shixiya-1 chromosome 13, ASM2569848v2, whole genome shotgun sequence DNA harbors:
- the LOC108463483 gene encoding plant intracellular Ras-group-related LRR protein 6-like, translating to MMYEEQQQVMMRMVELNNNNQKGDERSGRRFIEDEERLNIVDLSGMSLDSLPKPSLNLTTICKLNLSNNNLQSIPESLTARLLNVVALDVHSNQLKFLPNSIGCLSKLKTLNVSGNLLQSLPKTIENCRSLEELNANFNKLTKLPETIGFELINLKKLAVNSNKLIFLPRSITHLTSLRVLDARLNCLRALPEDLENLINLQILNVSQNFQYLQNLPYAIGLLISLLELDVSYNKITTLPDSMGCMKKLQKLSVEGNPLVSPPAEVFEQGLHAVKGYLSEKMNGGHKSPPKKKSWVGKLVKYGTFSGYTLRGTSNGEREGFFISEYRSIDGLASPRHIGMFSPRRLFSPGRYFTR from the exons ATGATGTACGAAGAGCAGCAGCAAGTGATGATGAGAATGGTGGAATTGAACAACAACAATCAGAAGGGAGATGAGAGAAGTGGGAGAAGGTTTATAGAAGATGAAGAGAGGTTGAATATAGTGGATTTGAGTGGGATGTCTTTGGATTCTCTTCCCAAACCTTCCCTAAATTTGACTACCATTTGTAAATTAAACCTCTCCAATAATAATCTTCAG AGCATACCAGAATCGTTGACGGCAAGGTTACTGAATGTGGTGGCGTTGGATGTGCACTCAAATCAGCTCAAGTTTCTCCCAAACTCCATCGGCTGTCTCTCTAAGCTCAAGACACTCAACGTCTCCGGCAACCTTCTCCAGTCTCTCCCTAAAACCATTGAAAATTGCAG GTCATTAGAAGAACTGAATGCCAACTTCAACAAGCTCACAAAGCTGCCAGAAACTATTGGATTCGAGCTCATAAACCTGAAGAAGCTCGCAGTGAACTCAAACAAGTTGATATTCCTCCCTCGATCCATCACTCACCTCACTTCCCTACGAGTCCTCGACGCCCGCCTCAATTGCCTCCGAGCCCTCCCTGAGGACTTGGAGAACTTAATCAACTTACAAATCCTCAACGTTAGCCAAAACTTCCAGTACCTCCAAAACCTACCCTACGCCATCGGCCTCCTCATTTCACTCTTGGAACTGGACGTCAGCTACAACAAGATAACCACCTTACCCGATTCAATGGGCTGCATGAAGAAGCTCCAGAAGCTTAGCGTGGAAGGGAACCCTTTGGTTTCACCACCGGCGGAGGTGTTCGAGCAAGGGTTACATGCGGTGAAGGGGTATTTGAGTGAGAAAATGAATGGGGGGCATAAAAGCCCCCCGAAGAAGAAATCGTGGGTGGGGAAGTTGGTAAAATATGGGACCTTCAGTGGGTACACTTTGAGAGGGACATCAAACGGGGAGAGAGAAGGGTTCTTCATTTCGGAATATAGATCCATTGATGGTCTTGCTTCACCTCGGCACATAGGGATGTTCTCTCCCCGCCGACTCTTCTCTCCTGGTAGGTACTTTACCCGATGA
- the LOC108461651 gene encoding protein trichome birefringence-like 5, which translates to MGNSIAHKTRYALTFLCFILVVLFTLFLFTKRTLEPYLSFYQPSFHIHSSNAAFIDGNQTLDTAHENREMCDLYTGTWVKDDDYPIYKPGSCPYVDEAFDCQSNGRPDSNYLRWRWKPDGCDLPRFNATDFLERLRGKRLMLVGDSMNRNQFESILCLLREGLTNKSKMYEVHGYKITKERGYFIFKFEDYNCTVVFVRSHFLVKEGIRINEQGNSNPTLSIDKIDKTSDRWKQADILIFNTAHWWVHGKTARGINYYKEGDYLYLKLDAVEAYRRALKTWARWIDENIKPEAKLVLYRGYSSAHFRGGDWNSGGSCTGESEPILSGAVLDTYPFKMKIVEEVIQEMEVPVILLNITRLTNSRKDGHPGIYGKALKEGKTNSMRREDCSHWCLPGVPDAWNELIYATLVLKK; encoded by the exons ATGGGAAATTCCATCGCTCACAAAACCCGTTACGCATTGACCTTCCTCTGCTTCATACTTGTCGTCCTCTTTACCCTTTTCCTCTTCACCAAACGTACGCTCGAACCCTACCTCTCCTTCTATCAACCATCCTTCCATATCCACTCTTCAAATGCCGCATTCATTGATGGTAACCAAACTCTTGACACTGCTCACGAgaatagggaaatgtgtgatcttTACACTGGAACTTGGGTGAAAGACGATGACTACCCAATTTACAAACCGGGTTCTTGCCCTTATGTTGATGAGGCTTTTGATTGCCAAAGCAACGGGAGGCCAGATTCTAATTACTTGAGATGGCGTTGGAAGCCTGACGGCTGCGATCTTCCGAG GTTTAATGCTACTGACTTCTTGGAGAGACTAAGAGGTAAAAGGCTGATGTTGGTTGGGGACTCCATGAACCGTAATCAGTTTGAATCAATCTTATGCCTCCTACGTGAAGGCCTTACGAATAAGAGCAAAATGTATGAGGTCCATGGATACAAGATAACTAAAGAAAGAgggtattttatatttaaatttgag GACTATAACTGTACAGTGGTATTTGTAAGGTCACATTTTCTGGTGAAAGAAGGAATCCGCATTAATGAGCAAGGGAATTCAAATCCAACTCTATCAATAGATAAAATTGACAAGACATCTGATCGATGGAAGCAGGCTGATATTCTCATTTTCAATACCGCTCACTGGTGGGTTCATGGAAAGACTGCCCGAGG GATAAATTATTACAAAGAAGGTGATTATCTTTATCTGAAATTAGATGCTGTTGAAGCTTACCGAAGAGCCTTGAAGACCTGGGCAAGATGGATTGATGAAAACATCAAACCGGAAGCAAAGTTGGTCCTCTATCGTGGATACTCTTCTGCTCATTTCAG GGGAGGGGATTGGAACTCAGGTGGATCATGTACTGGGGAATCTGAACCAATCTTGAGCGGAGCCGTCCTGGACACGTATCCTTTTAAAATGAAGATAGTGGAAGAAGTGATTCAGGAAATGGAGGTCCCTGTGATACTGTTGAACATAACGAGGCTGACCAATTCTCGCAAAGATGGCCATCCAGGGATCTATGGGAAGGCATTGAAAGAAGGGAAAACGAATTCTATGAGGCGGGAAGATTGCAGCCACTGGTGTCTTCCAGGGGTTCCTGATGCCTGGAATGAGCTTATCTATGCCACTCTAGTCCTCaagaaataa